Proteins co-encoded in one Diaminobutyricimonas sp. LJ205 genomic window:
- the aceE gene encoding pyruvate dehydrogenase (acetyl-transferring), homodimeric type → MTVNDQDPYSVNNTDTDPEETAEWQESLDAVVSEQGHGRGRDIMLSLLKRSKELQLGVPMVPTTDYINTIAPENEPEFPGDEEIERRFRKWIRWNAAITVHRAQRPGISVGGHISTYASSAALYEVGHNHFFRGQDHPSGADQVFYQGHASPGMYARAFLEGRLSTDQLDGFRQEKSHASGLSSYPHPRLMPEFWQFPTVSMGLGPINAIYQAQLNKYITNRGIKDAADDQVWAFLGDGEMDEVESRGALQWAANEGLDNLNFVINCNLQRLDGPVRGNGKIIQELESFFRGAGWNVIKVVWGREWDALLKQDTDGALVNLMNRTPDGDYQTYKAESGAYVRENFFGRDPRTLEMVKDYTDEDIWNLKRGGHDYNKVYAAFKAATEHTGQPTVILAKTVKGYGLGPSFEGRNATHQMKKLTLDNLKQFRDEMRIPITDAQLEENPYMPPYYHPGENDEAIQYLQERRRELGGYLPERRSKYTQLSLPDDSAYAIAKKGSGKQEVATTMAFARLLKDLLRSKDFGHRIVPIIPDEARTFGMDAYFPTAKIYNPNGQHYTSVDRELLLAYKESPQGQIIHVGINEAGAFASFTAVGTSYATHGEPLIPVYVFYSMFGFQRTGDAMWAAGDQMARGFIIGATAGRTTLTGEGLQHADGHSHLLASTNPAVVSYDPAYGYELGHIVRAGLDRMYGGNHADPNVMYYITVYNEPMVQPAEPENLDVDGVLRGIYQLNQGTANGPKAQLLASGVAVPWALEAQALLAEDWNVSADVWSVTSWTELRRDGLAADEYNFLNPTEEPRVPYVTQKLTGAEGPFVAVSDFMHAVPDQIRQFVPGDFATLGADGFGFSDTRAAARRFFKIDGPSLVVRTLQSLAKQGKVDRALIAQAIEKYRLHDVTAGTTGVAGGES, encoded by the coding sequence GTGACGGTAAACGACCAGGACCCGTACTCGGTGAACAACACTGACACGGACCCGGAAGAGACCGCCGAATGGCAGGAGTCGCTCGACGCAGTCGTCAGCGAGCAGGGTCACGGCCGCGGCCGCGACATCATGCTCAGCCTGCTCAAGCGCTCCAAGGAACTTCAACTCGGCGTGCCGATGGTTCCAACGACGGACTACATCAACACCATTGCTCCGGAGAACGAGCCTGAGTTCCCCGGCGACGAGGAGATCGAGCGCCGCTTCCGTAAATGGATCCGCTGGAACGCGGCCATCACGGTTCACCGGGCACAGCGGCCCGGCATTTCGGTGGGTGGCCACATCTCGACCTACGCGTCATCTGCTGCCCTCTATGAGGTCGGCCACAACCACTTCTTCCGCGGCCAGGACCACCCATCCGGCGCCGACCAGGTCTTCTACCAGGGTCACGCCTCGCCCGGAATGTATGCCCGCGCCTTCCTCGAGGGCCGGCTCTCCACCGACCAGCTCGACGGATTCCGCCAGGAGAAGTCGCACGCGAGCGGCCTGAGCTCCTACCCGCACCCGCGGCTGATGCCGGAGTTCTGGCAGTTCCCCACGGTGTCGATGGGTCTCGGCCCGATCAACGCGATCTACCAGGCGCAGCTCAACAAGTACATCACCAACCGTGGGATCAAGGATGCCGCCGACGACCAGGTCTGGGCGTTCCTCGGTGACGGCGAGATGGATGAGGTCGAGAGCCGGGGTGCCCTGCAGTGGGCGGCCAACGAGGGTCTCGACAACCTCAACTTCGTCATCAACTGCAACCTGCAGCGCCTCGACGGCCCGGTCCGCGGCAACGGCAAGATCATCCAGGAACTGGAGAGCTTCTTCCGCGGCGCCGGCTGGAACGTCATCAAGGTGGTCTGGGGTCGTGAGTGGGATGCCCTGCTGAAGCAGGACACCGACGGCGCTCTGGTCAACCTGATGAACCGCACCCCTGACGGTGACTACCAGACCTACAAGGCCGAGAGCGGCGCGTACGTGCGCGAGAACTTCTTCGGCCGCGACCCGCGCACCCTCGAGATGGTCAAGGACTACACCGACGAGGACATCTGGAACCTGAAGCGCGGCGGCCATGACTACAACAAGGTCTACGCGGCGTTCAAGGCGGCGACCGAGCACACCGGCCAGCCGACCGTGATCCTCGCGAAGACGGTGAAGGGCTACGGCCTCGGCCCGTCGTTCGAGGGTCGCAACGCGACGCACCAGATGAAGAAGCTGACGCTCGACAACCTCAAGCAGTTCCGCGACGAGATGCGCATCCCGATCACCGACGCGCAGCTCGAAGAGAACCCGTACATGCCGCCCTACTACCACCCGGGTGAGAACGACGAGGCGATTCAGTACCTGCAGGAGCGCCGCCGCGAACTCGGCGGCTACCTGCCCGAGCGGCGGTCGAAGTACACGCAGCTGTCATTGCCGGATGACTCCGCCTACGCGATCGCCAAGAAGGGCTCCGGCAAGCAGGAAGTCGCCACCACCATGGCGTTCGCCCGCCTGCTGAAGGACCTGCTGCGCTCGAAGGACTTCGGCCACCGGATCGTGCCGATCATCCCGGACGAGGCTCGCACCTTCGGTATGGACGCGTACTTCCCGACCGCGAAGATCTACAACCCGAACGGGCAGCACTACACCTCCGTCGACCGCGAGCTGCTGCTGGCGTACAAGGAGAGCCCGCAGGGCCAGATCATCCACGTCGGCATCAACGAAGCGGGCGCCTTCGCCTCGTTCACCGCGGTGGGCACCTCGTACGCCACCCACGGCGAACCGCTGATCCCGGTCTACGTCTTCTACTCGATGTTCGGCTTCCAGCGCACCGGCGACGCGATGTGGGCGGCAGGCGACCAGATGGCCCGTGGGTTCATCATCGGCGCCACCGCCGGCCGCACGACGCTCACCGGTGAAGGCCTGCAGCACGCTGACGGCCACTCGCACCTGCTCGCGTCGACCAACCCAGCCGTGGTCAGCTACGACCCTGCGTACGGCTACGAGCTCGGGCACATCGTGCGCGCCGGCCTGGACCGGATGTACGGCGGCAACCACGCGGATCCGAACGTCATGTACTACATCACCGTGTACAACGAGCCGATGGTGCAGCCCGCCGAGCCGGAGAACCTCGATGTCGACGGCGTGCTGCGCGGTATCTACCAGCTGAACCAGGGCACGGCGAACGGACCGAAGGCTCAGCTGCTGGCGTCGGGCGTTGCCGTGCCGTGGGCGCTCGAGGCGCAGGCGCTGCTCGCCGAGGACTGGAACGTCTCGGCGGATGTCTGGAGCGTGACCTCCTGGACCGAGCTGCGCCGCGACGGCCTCGCCGCCGACGAGTACAACTTCCTCAACCCGACCGAGGAGCCGCGGGTGCCATACGTCACCCAGAAGCTCACGGGCGCCGAGGGCCCGTTCGTCGCGGTGTCCGACTTCATGCACGCGGTGCCCGACCAAATCCGTCAGTTCGTGCCAGGCGACTTCGCGACCCTGGGCGCTGATGGTTTCGGCTTCTCGGACACCCGCGCGGCCGCGCGCCGGTTCTTCAAGATCGACGGACCGTCGCTGGTGGTTCGTACCCTGCAGTCACTCGCGAAGCAGGGCAAGGTCGACCGCGCGCTGATCGCCCAGGCCATCGAGAAGTACCGCCTGCACGACGTCACCGCCGGAACCACCGGAGTTGCCGGGGGCGAGAGCTAG